In Dryocola sp. LX212, the genomic stretch GAGCCGGATATCAGCGACGACGTGATGGCGAATTTCATCGCGGGAGTGAAAGAGTTCCGGCCAGGCGAGCATTATCTCGACCGCCATCTGCTGGTGCTTGTCCGCCAGCAGGCGCAGCAGCTTGAGTCTATGGCCCGCAGGCTCGCCTCGCTGGAGACGACGCTCGCTGAACGCAAGGTTATCGAAAAGGCGAAAGGGCTGCTGATCCGCCATCAGGGCTACAGCGAAGAGCAGGCCTGGCAGGCGCTACGTAAAATGGCGATGAATCAGAATAAGCGCATGGTTGAAGTGGCTGGCGCGATGGTAGCCGTGGCAGACATCTGGACATTACCCCCAAAGGAGTAGCTGCACAGAGAGTGGGCATTTGATGCATTTTCCTGGTGCGTTTTGACTCGCGTGAAGCATCATAATGCCGAATTATCGCGTTTATAAGCTGGCACGCGGGTTGCATTACTCCTTTAACAATATGGTTTTCTCAGGCTTCCCCAACGGCGGGGCGGGCCTGGCCGGACAAAGGCGTCCTTCAGTGTATTCCCACACTGACGGGCGCTTTTTTTTTACTTTTTTTCAGGAGCAGGCAGATGGGTGTTAACGCAACAACGCTTTCCCGCCGACGATTCTTACAGGCAGGCGCCGCGCTGGGCGGGGCTTATTTACTGCCTGGCCTGATGAATGCCGCATGGGCAGCGGGCAGCGACGGGCCGGAGCAGGAAACGGTGAAGGTTGGTTTTATCCCGCTAACAGACTGCGCCTCCATCGTGATGGCCTCGGTTAAGGGCTTCGATAAAAAACACGGCATAACGATTGTACCGAGCAAAGAGGCGAGCTGGGCGGCGGTGCGCGACAAGCTGGTCTCCGGCGAGCTGGATGCGGCCCACGTTCTGTACGGCCTGATTTACGGCCTTGAGCTGGGCATCGCGGGCAAACAGCAGGCGATGGCGAACCTGATGACGCTCAATAACAACGGCCAGGCCATTACGCTTGCCATGGAGCTGACGAAGCAAGGCGTCTCCGATGCCGCGAGCCTGAAAAAGCTGATTGCCGCCAACGCGCCCGGTACTTTCACCTTCGCTCACACGTTCCCGTCGGGGACCCACGCCATGTGGCTCTATTACTGGCTGGCCGCCGCCGGGATCCATCCGTTCAACGACGTTCGCACCGTGGTCGTCCCGCCGCCGCAGATGGTGATGAACATGCGTATCGGCAATATGAGCGGCTACTGCGTGGGTGAACCCTGGAACCAGCGGGCCATCAACGACGGCATCGGCTTTACGGCGGCAACCTCCCAGTCCATCTGGGCCGATCATCCCGAAAAGATTCTGGGCACGCGCAGCGCATGGGCTGACCAGAATCCCAATACCGCCCGCGCGCTGGTGGCATCCGTGCTTGAGGCTTCCCGCTGGATAGATGCCAGTGAGGCAAACCGCCGCGAAACCGCCAGCGTGCTTGCCGGGCGAGCTTACCTGAATACTAAAGTCGGCTACCTCACCCCGCGCATGCTCGGCGAATACGACAATGGGCTGGGTAAAAAATGGCACGACGACCACGGCATGCAGTTTTTCCGTGACGGCGAGGTGAACTATCCGTGGCTCTCGGATGGCATGTGGTTCCTGACCCAGCACCGCCGCTGGGGGCTGCTGGATAGCGATCCTGATTATTTAGCCGTCGCCACGCGCATCAATCGTCTTGATATTTACCGGCAGGCCGCCGCGGCCGCAGGCAACGTAGCCGTGCCTGCCAGCACGATGCGCGCCAGCACGCTGATGGACGGCAGCCAATGGGACGGCAGCAACCCTGCCGCCTACGCAGCAAGCTTCGCCATAAAACGTTGAGGGGAAATATGATGAATCCACAGGCCCAAAAAACAGCAGAGCAAGACGCAGCGCCGCCGGTGGCGGAAGTGATTATCCTGCCGCCGGTAACGGTTCGCCGACGTAAACCGCGATGGCGGCAGACCAGCCAGAGCCTGCTGGAACGGCTGATCCCGGCAGGGCTGGGCATGGTGCTGCTGCTGGTCGGCTGGCAAATTGCCGCCGTCACCAGCAAAGGTTTCCCCACGCCTCTGAGCACGCTGGACTCGGCCATTACCCTGTTTGCCGATCCGTTTTATGACGCCGGGCCTAACGATATGGGCATCGGCTGGAACGTGCTCGCCTCGTTGCAGCGCGTGGCGGTGGGCTTTGGCCTGGCTGCGCTGGTCGGGATCCCGGCAGGCTTTCTGATTGGCCGTTTCACCTTTATGGGCAGAATGTTCAACCCGGTCATCGCCCTGCTGCGGCCGGTCAGCCCGCTGGCCTGGCTGCCTATCGGCCTGCTGCTGTTCCAGAAGGCCGAGCCGGCCTCGGGCTGGACCATTTTTATCTGTTCGATCTGGCCGATGATCATCAACACCGCCGAAGGGGTAAAGCGCATCCCGGAGGATTATCACAACGTGGCGCGCGTGCTGCAGCTTTCCGAGTGGACGGTGATGCGCCGCATCTTATTCCCTGCGGTCCTGCCCGCCGTGCTGACCGGCGTCCGGCTCTCCATCGGCATCGCCTGGCTGGTGATCGTGGCGGCGGAAATGCTCACAGGCGGGCTGGGGATCGGCTTCTGGATCTGGAACGAGTGGAACAACCTCAACGTCGAAAACATCCTGATTGCGATTGTCATCATCGGCGTGGTGGGGCTGCTGCTTGAGCAGGGGCTGATGTGGCTCGCCCGCCGCTTCAGCTGGCAGGAAAAATAAGGGGATAACCATGAAAAAAATCATTCAGCTGCAGAACGTCAGCCAGCGTTTCTCCACCGCCAGCGGTGAGTTTCTGGCCTTAAGCAACGTCAGTTTCGATATCCATGAGGGGGAAACCATCAGCCTTATCGGCCACTCCGGGTGCGGCAAGTCCACGCTGCTTAATCTGATTGCGGGCATTACGCTGCCTTCCGAAGGCGGGCTGCTGTGCGACAACCGGGAGATAGCAGGCCCGGGCCCGGATCGCGCAGTGGTCTTTCAGAACCACTCTCTGCTGCCGTGGATGACCTGTTTTGAGAACGTTGAGCTGGCGGTGGACAAGGTTTTCAGCCGCACCATGAGCCGTGTCGAACGCCGGGAGTGGATCGTGCACAACCTGGAACGCGTGCAGATGGGCCACGCGATAAACAAACATCCCGGGGAGATTTCCGGCGGCATGAAGCAGCGGGTGGGCATCGCGCGGGCGCTGGCCATGAAGCCGAAGGTTCTGCTGATGGATGAGCCTTTCGGCGCGCTGGACGCGCTGACCCGGGCGCATCTCCAGGATACGGTGATGCACATCCAGCAGGAGCTGCAAACGACCATCGTACTGATAACGCACGACGTGGACGAAGCCGTGCTGCTCTCTGACCGCGTGCTGATGATGACCAACGGCCCGGCGGCTACGGTTGGCGAGACGCTGCACGTTGACTTGCCTCGACCACGCAACCGGGTTGCCCTTGCGGAGGACGGACGCTACCACCTTCTGCGCCAGCAGGTGCTGCGATTCCTCTATGAAAAGCAGCCTAAGGCCGCCTGAGGAGCCGACCATGAAGCAACGCCTGCTTGTTATCGGCAACGGCATGGCGGCTGTCCGCCTGGTGGAACAGCTCACCTCGCTGGCGGCCGACCGGCTGGAGATCACGGTATTTGGTGAGGAGCCAACGCTGAGCTACAACCGCATCCTGCTGTCGCCGGTTCTGGCAGGAGAGAGGCCTGCCGCCGCGACGCAGTTGCACGACCAGGCCTGGTATCAGGAGCGGGGCATTAATTTGTTGTTCGGTGAGGCCGTTCTTTCAGTTTCTACCGCCGACAAAACTGTTCGTACTTCCCGACGCAGCATGGAGTACGACGAGCTGGTATTTGCCACGGGCTCGCTGCCCTTTATCCCGCCGATCCCCGGCCATGCTCAGCCTCACGTCCACTGTTTCCGCACCCTGGCGGACGTCGAGGCGATATTGCGCGGGGCGGGGAACGTGGCGGTGTTGGGCGGAGGCCTGCTTGGGGTAGAAGCTGCCGCGGCCTTAAACGCGCGGGGTATCCCCGTCACGCTTATCCACCGCCAGCCCTGGCTGATGGATCTTCAGCTTAACCAGCAGGCGGGACTGCTGCTGGAAGAGTCTTTAACGGCCCGCGGCATTGTGAGCGAATTGAACTGCGGCATTGAAAGCATCGGCAATGACCGCGTACTGCTCAGCAATGGCCGCGAGCTGGCTGCCGGACGGGTCGTTATCGCCACCGGCGTCAGGCCGAATATCTCCCTTGCGCAGAAAAGCGGCGTGCCCTGTGAACGGGGGATTCGCGTTGACGCCCAGCTGCGCAGCCAGATCCCACACGTCAGCGCGCTGGGGGAATGCTGTGAGATTGACGGGCAAACCTGGGGGCTGGTGGCTCCCTGTCTGCAGCAGGCCGACGTGCTCGCCGCAAGGCTGGCGGGATTGCCTGTCGCTGATTTCAGCTATCAGGATCGCGGCACGCGGCTCAAGGTCAGCGGCATTCCATTATTTTCAGCGGGCGACTTAAGCGAGCGGCCCGGCACCCGGATTCTGACGGCGTTCGATCCTCTTTCCCGACACTACCGCTGCCTGCATCTGCGCGATGACAGGCTCACCGGCGCGCTGCTGATGGGTGACATTCAGTCCGCCAGCGCCCTGACAGACGTGCTTCTGAACGCGGCTCCCGTTACTCCGGGCGTCCTGTTTGACGACTTTACCCACCAGATGCAGCCGCGGGCTGCCGGAGATGGCGACATGAAAAAATCAACGCTGGTAGTGATTGGGCACGGCATGGTCGGGCATCACTTCCTCGAACAGTGCGTCGCGCTGAATTTACATAAAACGCACCATATCGTGGTGTTCGGGGAAGAACGCCATCCGGCCTACGACCGCGTGCATCTTTCCGAATACTTCTCCGGGCGCAGCGCGGAGTCGCTGTCTATGGTGCAGGGAGATTTCTTTGCCGAACACGGTATTGAACTGCGCAGCCACACCGGCATCGTGGAGATCGATCGCCAGCAGCGTCTGGTACGGGATAGCGAAGGGCATGAAACGTGGTGGGACAAGCTGGTGCTGGCAACCGGCTCCTGGCCATTTGTGCCGCCGGTACCCGGCAATGATTTACCCGGCTGCTTTGTCTACCGCACGCTCGACGATCTGGATGCCATTGCGGAGCGCGCGCGCGGCGCCTCGCGTGGCGTGGTCATCGGCGGAGGGCTGCTGGGACTGGAAGCCGCTAACGCCCTCAAACAGCTCGGTCTGGAGACATACGTCGTGGAGTTTGCGCCAAACCTGATGGCCGTCCAGCTCGATAACGACGGGGCCGCCATGCTGCGCGCGAAAATTTCCGACCTCGGCGTCAGGGTGCTGACCGGCAAGGCGACGACGGTGATCACCGAAGCCGAAGGCCTGCGGCTCAGTTTTGCCGACGGAGAGAGTCTGGATACCGATCTGATCGTTTTCTCCGCAGGTATTCGCCCGCAGGACAAGCTGGCGGGCGGCTGCGGGCTGGCGCTGGGTGAGCGAGGCGGCATTGTCATTAACGACAGCTGCCAGACCAGCGACGACGCAATCTACGCCATCGGCGAATGCGCGCTGTGGGAGGGCAAAATCTTTGGCCTGGTCGCGCCGGGCTACCAGATGGCGCGGGTGGCTGCGGCGAACCTTGCCGGGGAAAGCACGGCGTTTCGCGGCGCCGACATGAGCACCAAACTGAAACTGCTCGGCGTGGAGGTCGCCTCCTTCGGCGACGCTCACGGGCGCACGCCGGGTAGCCAGAGCTATCGGTGGACCAACGGCCCACGGCAGATCTACAAGAAAATCGTCGTTTCGGCGGACGGCAAAACCCTGCTTGGCGGCGTGCTGGTGGGCGACAGCGGCGAATACAGCCAGCTGCTGCAGATGATGCTCAACGGCATGGCGCTGCCCGCGCAGCCCGAAACGCTGATCCTGCCCGCCTCGCCGGGGGCGACATCAAAAACGCCTGGCGTCGGCGCTTTGCCTGATACGGCGCAGCTCTGTTCCTGCCACAACGTCAGCAAGGCGGCTGTCTGCGCGGCGGTAAACGGCGGCGCGGGGGATATGGCGGCGATAAAAGCCTGCACCAAAGCCGCGACGGGCTGCGGGGGCTGCTCCGCGCTGGTGAAGCAGGTAATGGAGTACCAGCTCCAGCAGCAGGGCGTAGAGGTCAAAAAAGACATCTGCGAACACTTCGCTTACTCCCGCCAGGAGATCTACCACCTGGTGCGGGTCAACCATCTGCATACTTTTGACCAGCTCATCAGCCGCTACGGGCAGGGACACGGCTGTGAAATCTGTAAGCCGCTGGCGGCGTCGGTGCTGGCATCCTGCTGGAATGAATACCTGCTCAAGCCGGCCCATTTGCCGCTGCAGGATACCAACGATCGCTATTTCGCCAACATTCAGAAAGACGGCACCTATTCCATCGTGCCGCGCGTGCCCGCCGGGGAGATCACGCCGGACGGGCTGATCGCCATCGGGCAGGTAGCGAAGCGCTATCGGCTCTACAGCAAAATCACCGGCGGACAGCGCATCGACCTTTTTGGCGCGCGTCTCGAAGAGCTACCTGCGATCTGGGAGGAGCTGGTGGCGGCTGGTTTTGAGACCGGCCACGCCTACGGCAAGTCGCTGCGCACGGTGAAATCCTGCGTGGGATCGACCTGGTGCCGCTACGGGGTGCAGGACTCCACCGGGCTGGCGATTGAGCTGGAGAACCGCTACAAGGGGCTACGCTCGCCGCACAAAATCAAAATGGCCGTTTCGGGCTGCACCCGCGAATGCGCGGAGGCGCAAAGCAAAGACATCGGCGTCATCGCCACTGAGAAGGGCTGGAACCTCTATGTCTGCGGCAACGGCGGCATGAAGCCGCGCCACGCGGATCTGTTCGCCAGCGATCTTGACCGCGAAACTCTGATCCGCACCGTCGACCGCCTGCTGATGTTCTACATCCGCACCGCCGACCGGCTCCAGCGGACCAGCACCTGGATGGATAACCTCGAAGGTGGGCTGGAATACCTGCGCGACGTGGTGCTCAACGACAGCCTGGGCCTGGGCGAAGAGCTGGAGAAAGAGATGGCGGGCGTGGTGGCTACTTATCAGTGCGAGTGGCAGACCACGCTGAACAGCCCGGACCGCCTCGCGCTGTTCCGCTCTACCGTTAACAGCGACAAACCGGACGAAGCCGTGCAGCGGCAGATGCTGCGTGGACAGCTGCAGCCAGCGGATGCTGAGCCGCGGCAACAGATTGTACCGCCGGTGAAACCGTGGCAGGCCGTCTGCGATATCAGCGCGATACCGGCGCAGGCAGGCATTGGCGCCCGGTTGGGGGATCTGCAAATTGCGCTGTTCCGCTTCGGCGAGGCGATTTACGCCCTTGATAACCACGAGCCGGGCAGCGTGGCGAACGTGCTCTCGCGTGGGATCGTAGGTGATGTAGCAGGCGAACCGGTGGTTATCTCTCCGCTTTATAAACACAGGTTCCGCCTGCGCGACGGCCGAAGCCCGGACGGCGAGCTGGCGGTTCGCGCCTGGCCGGTGAAGGTAGAGCAGGGCTTGGTCTGGGTTGGGAGCCAGGCGCTGATTACGCGCGCGGAGGCATCATGAGCGCCCCGGTGCGTTCAACCTGCCCCTATTGCGGGGTAGGTTGCGGCGTAACGGCCCGGACCGATGAGAACGGCGGCATGAAAATAGCCGGGGACGAACAGCATCCGGCCAATTTCGGGCGGCTGTGCGTAAAGGGAGCTTCGCTTGGCGAAACGCTCGGTCTGGAAGAGCGTCTGCTGTTCCCGGAGGTTAACGGCGAGCGCGTTGCCTGGGAGGCGGCGCTGGACCATACCGCGCAAAAATTGCAGGACATCATTCGGGAGTTCGGTCCAAAGGCGGTGGCGTTCTATGCTTCCGGCCAGCTGCTCACCGAGGATTACTATGTTGCCAATAAGCTGATGAAGGGGTTCATCGGCGCGGCGAATATCGACACTAATTCGCGGCTCTGCATGGCTTCGGCGGTGGTTGGCTACAAACGTGCGTTCGGCGCGGATTTCGTGCCGTGCAGCTATGAAGATCTTGAGCAGACGGATCTGGTGGTGCTGGCAGGCTCAAACGCGGCCTGGACGCACCCGGTGCTCTATCAGCGGCTGGCGGAGGCCAAACGGCAGCGCCCGGAGATGAAAGTCGTGGTGATAGATCCGCGCCGCACCCCGACCTGCGATATCGCCGATCTGCACCTGGCGCTGCGGCCCGGCAGCGACGCCGGGCTGTTTGTCGGCCTGCTTCATTATCTGACGCGGCACAGGCCGCCGGGCCAGACGTTCGACGGCGAGGCCGAAGCGCTGGCGCTGGCTGCCGGGTGGCCGCTGGAGAAATGCGCCGACTTTTGCAGGTTGGATGCGGGGGCTATCGGCACCTTCTGGCAGTGGTTTGCCGACAGCCCGCGCGCCATGACGCTCTACACCATGGGCATCAACCAGTCCTCAAGCGGCAGCGACAAGTGCAGCGCCATCATCAACGTGCATCTGGCCAGCGGTAAGCTTGGGCGCGCGGGCTGCGGGCCGTTTTCGCTGACCGGACAGCCAAACGCCATGGGCGGCAGGGAGGTCGGGGGGCTGGCAAACCAGCTGGCCTGCCACCTTAATTTTGAACCTGCCGACATCGCCCGGCTCGGGCGCTTTTGGGGCAGCGAGCGAATCGCCGAAACGCCGGGCCTGATGGCGGTGGAGCTATTTGATGCCATAGGGCGGGGAGAGATAAAAGCCGTGTGGATCATGGGCACCAATCCGGCGGTTTCGCTGCCGGATGCCTCCGGCGTGGAGCGGGCGCTGGCGAAATGCCCGCTGGTCATTGTCTCCGACGTGGTGGATAAAACGGACACCGGACGCTACGCCCACGTGCGCTTTCCGGCGCTGGCCTGGGGAGAAAAAAACGGCACGGTCACTAACTCAGAGCGCAGGATTTCGCGGCAGCGCGACTTTCTGTCGCCGCCGGGGGAAGCCCGCGCCGACTGGTGGATTTTGTCGCAGATTGCCCGGCGGCTCGGCTATGAAAAAATGTTCGCCTGGCAGCATCCACAGGAAATTTTTTGCGAACATGCGGCGCTGTCGGGCTATGAGAATAACGGCTCACGCGCCTTTGATATCAGCGGGCTGGCAGCGCTGACCCGCCAGCAGTACGACGAGCTTGAGCCGGTGCGCTGGCCCGTTGCCGCAGCCCCCCACGGCCCGGTGAAAAGCTGGCGCAAAAGCGGCAGGTTTCAGATGGCGGGGGGTGATCCCCGGCTGCCAGCGGCCCTGACCGACCGTAATTATCCGTTACTGCTTAACACCGGGCGAATTCGCGATCAGTGGCACACCATGACGCGAACCGGGTACGTGCCGGGCCTGATGCAGCATACCGTTATGCCGTACCTGGAGATTAATCCGCTGGACGCACAACGCTATGGCATAACGGATGCAGGGCTGGTACGCATTGCATCCCCGCTGGGCGGCATGATCGCCCGAGCGCAGCTGAGCGAACACCAGCAGCCGGGAAGCCTTTTTTCTCCGATGCACTGGAGCCAGCAGTTTGCCCGTAAGGGGCAGATAAACAGCCTGGTGGCGAAAGTATGCGATGTCGATTCCGGCCAGCCGGAGAGCAAACAGACGGCAGTCCGCCTTCAGCGCTGGCAGCCTGCGTGGTACGGCGAGATCTTCACAGTCGGTGAAATTGTCTTTGCGGAGGATATTCAGTGGTGGCGGCAGGCGTCGCCGGGCGCGGCGCATTTTCTTTGCGCGGCGGACAGCGATCCGCGGGCCTGGGCGGCAACGCTGACAGCCGGTCGAGGCTGGCAGCTGCAGTACGCCAGCTGCGACGGGGAGCTGTATCATCTGCTGGCGTGGCACGACGGCAGGTTAAGGCTGGCCTTCTATGCCGCAAAAGCCTGGCCGGACATTGACCGGCAGGCCGTGCTGGCGGCGTTTGAAAATGCGCCGCATGGGCGGCATTCGTTGCTGGCGGGCCGGGCGCCCGGAGGAGCAGCGGCCCCGGGCAGAACGGTTTGCAGCTGCTTTAGCGTGGGCGAGATGACAATTCTGGGCGCCATCGCGTCGGGCTGTCACACCGTCGCGATGCTGGGCGAGAAGCTGCGGTGCGGCACCAACTGCGGCTCCTGCATCCCGGAGCTGAAGGCGTTACTGCCCAAAGCGGCTGATTAGCCCCGCCGCCGCCAGGGCGTGCCCCTTGAGCTTAGCGAAAAGCTCTTCGCGGGTCAGGCCAGCGGGAAGAGCATTGGCGCGCAAATCCGTGGCGATCAGCGTCCAGGTGTAGTGGTGCGCACCGCTTCCTGGCGGAGGACACGGCCCGTGCCAGGCCTGGCTGCCGGGGGTATTTTTACCTCCGGTGAAACCTTTACCGTCCCGCAGCTGGTTAGCGGTAAAACCAGTCGCGCTGGCCGGGATGTTATAGGCCACCAGATGCGTCACGCCCAGGCCTTTTGCCCCTTCCGGATCGTGCACTATCAGCGCAAAGCTCTGCGTAGTGGCAGGAGGATTGCTCCAGACTACCGGGGGGGAAAGATTCTGACCGGTACAGTTCGGGTTATTCTTCGCGTTGCCCGCGTACTGCTTATCCAGCATCGCGTTATCGGCAAACGCCGGGGACTGCAGCATAAACAAGCCTTCAGCCTGAGCGGTAAAACAGCCGCACAAAAGCAGGGCGGACAAACAGCGTAGCGAGGTTTTCATAGTGGGTTGCTCAAAGGGCTGGAACTATAAGCGTAGCGCGAATTTAGGAATAAGTTGGCGTGCGGGCAGGGACTTTAAGCGTGTTCAGAACACGCATGATGTTATAATTTCCAGATGTTTAAAAAAGCTGTCCCGCTGTTAATCCTGAACTTCACACTCCTGAGCACCGGAGGAGCCGCCGCTACCCGTCAGCCTTTCGTCGAACAGGGTGATACGCTTTTGTCTCCTGCTCCGCCAGAACTTCCCGACTTAGGCATGGCCCCGGAAACCGACGCCGCCGCTAAGCACATTGCTGAAATGGCTAAAAAATTCGGCGAGGCAAGCATGATCGACAACGGGCTGGACGCCGGAGACCAGGCACGGCTTATGGCATTCACCAGCCTGCGGGACGCGCTGGCCGACAGGGTCGTGGACGAGGCTGAATCGCTGCTCTCCCCGTGGGGTAAAGCCAGCTTTAACCTGCTGGTGGATCAGCACGGCAGCTGGAACGGCAGCAGCGGTTCGCTGTTTTCGCCGTGGCAGGATAACGAGCGCTATCTTACCTGGAGTCAGATTGGCTTCACCCAGCAGGAAGAGGGCACGGTCGGCAACCTCGGCGTCGGGCAGCGCTGGGTAGCGGGCAGCTGGCTGCTGGGCTACAACACTTTCTACGATACCCAGCTGTCGAAGCATCTTCAGCGCGCCGGGCTGGGCGCTGAGGCGTGGGGTGAATTCCTGCGCCTGTCCGCCAACTACTACCATCCGATGAAGGGCTGGCAGGACGATACCGACACGCAGGAGCAGCGCCTGGCGCGGGGGTATGACATTACGGCGAAGGCGTGGCTGCCGTTCTACCGGCATATTAATACAAACCTGAGCCTCGAGCAGTATTTTGGCGACAGCGTGGATCTGTTCGACAGCGGCACGGGATACCGTAACCCGGTTGCGGTGACCATGGGCCTGAGCTATACGCCGGTGCCGCTGGTGACCTTTACCGCCCAGCATAAGCAGGGGGAAAACGGCGTCGGGCAGAATAACCTTGGTCTGAAGCTGAACTATCGCCTTGGCGTGCCCTTTGCCAAACAGATTTCTTCTGCGGAGGTGGCGGCGACCAGCTCGCTTCGTGGTAGCCGCTACGACAGCGTCGACAGAAATGATTTACCGGTGATGGAATATCGCCAGCGTAAAACCCTGTCGGTGTTTTTGGCGACGCCGCCGTGGGAGCTGCACCCGGGTGAAACCGTCGAGCTCAAGCTGCAGGTGCGGGCGAACCACGCCATCCGCAATATCACCTGGCAGGGAGATACCCGGGTGCTAAGCCTGACGCCTCCGGCCAACAACCGCAGCACTGACGGCTGGAGCGTGATTATGCCTGCGGTGCAGAATGGCGAATCGGGGGAATACCACCTCTCCGTGACGCTTGAGGATGACAAGGGGCAGAAGGTGACGTCGAACTGGATTACGCTTAAGCAGGCTGAGCCGCTGGTGGTGACTCCGGCAGAAGATCCGCGCTACAACCTTCTGCCGGTGAACGACTTTACGCCAAGATAGAGATACAGTTCGGTTAAATACTCACGTCGAGTTGTATCCCCGCCGTAAAGGTAAGCAGGCCAGAGATCCCTGCTAATCTTCAGCCTGCTGGCGATATGCTTCAGCAACGCATCTGGGGGTGTTTTTTTTATCTGGGGCAAAGCCTGCATTTTTCAGGTAACAGAGAAGAACGGCAAAACCAAAACGGCTGGTGGGTTTACGGTGAGCACTGATAAGCGCCAGATCATGCTAACTGAAATACGCCATTTGGGTCAGCGTTAACTCATCCTCTGGTAACACCAGCAATGATTCTCTTTCCGACAGCTAAAGGATCTGCCGAGTGATTTTGATTAAGTCGTGATTGCTGTATGCTGCCGGTGAGTATAACCGCTTATATATTGAGGGATTAATAATGGCAAGAGCACTAGCCTGCCTGGGCGATAAAACGAGTTATGGAGAAATTATTTCAGCGACTGCGTCCTGGTTCGAAGGAAGTAAAGCAATAGCCCGAACCGGCGACAAGGCATCATGCAGCAAATGCACCGGGTATTTTGAAATCCTTGCCTCCGCACAGGACTGGGCAGAAGAAGGCAAAGCGTATGCTGCCACAGGTGACAGAGTGCTGTGCCGTTGCCCCGATCACTATGTTTACGGTTCAGCCACGCAGTCTACCAGCACAGGTACTGGCTCTCTGACCTCCCGTAATACCAGCCAGTCTCCTGTACCGGCGCAGTAGGCACAGGATCCCAGCGCCCGGAACTGTATTCGCTTTCAATGCTCCGGTGACGATGGCCAGCTTATGGCTGGCTGTCGCTACACCCTGATGCTCCCGGACGGACGTTCTGAAGCTGGCGTTACCGATGAGCACGGGGCTACGGGGTGGCACTATGCCGAATCGGCAGACGATATCAACCTGCATATTCTTACGGACTGAGGAAAACTTGTATGTCAGACAACAAATGGAGTGGTGTGCACGGTAAAAACTCCGGGCTTGATGGGGATAAAACATCAACAGGGGCAGTCTGTTATGCAGGAAGCCAGGGCTGGTCAGTGAACGGAAGGCGAAAGCTCTACGTGGGTGATAAAACGTCACCCTGCCCGAAATGCGGACAACCTGGAGTGATTGCTTCCGGCGATCTCCGGCAGACCAATCCACAAGGGAGGGCAGTAGCCGTCGATGGTTCACCAGTACGCTGCGGGTGTGCGACCGGCACGAACTTCGTTATTGCAGCAGGAAATCCGTCAACGGCAAAAATTGCCAGCGCACAGAGCCGGTCTGCCCGGCAACCTTCTTCACGTAATACCCTTCGTTTTCAGTGTGCAGATGATGATGGCAGACTGATGGTGGATTGCCGATATGTTCTGATGTTCCCGGATGGCCACACGGAAACGGGGAATACGGATAGCCAGGGGATGACAGCGTGGCATAATGCTGAATCCGCTGAAAATATTAACCTGCATATATTAATGGATTAATTATGGCTGTTTACCACCTCAGTACCCGTGTTAACTCTAACGCCCCAGCTCATTCTTTGCTGTATGACCTGTGTATTTATCGCATG encodes the following:
- the nirB gene encoding nitrite reductase large subunit NirB, whose product is MKQRLLVIGNGMAAVRLVEQLTSLAADRLEITVFGEEPTLSYNRILLSPVLAGERPAAATQLHDQAWYQERGINLLFGEAVLSVSTADKTVRTSRRSMEYDELVFATGSLPFIPPIPGHAQPHVHCFRTLADVEAILRGAGNVAVLGGGLLGVEAAAALNARGIPVTLIHRQPWLMDLQLNQQAGLLLEESLTARGIVSELNCGIESIGNDRVLLSNGRELAAGRVVIATGVRPNISLAQKSGVPCERGIRVDAQLRSQIPHVSALGECCEIDGQTWGLVAPCLQQADVLAARLAGLPVADFSYQDRGTRLKVSGIPLFSAGDLSERPGTRILTAFDPLSRHYRCLHLRDDRLTGALLMGDIQSASALTDVLLNAAPVTPGVLFDDFTHQMQPRAAGDGDMKKSTLVVIGHGMVGHHFLEQCVALNLHKTHHIVVFGEERHPAYDRVHLSEYFSGRSAESLSMVQGDFFAEHGIELRSHTGIVEIDRQQRLVRDSEGHETWWDKLVLATGSWPFVPPVPGNDLPGCFVYRTLDDLDAIAERARGASRGVVIGGGLLGLEAANALKQLGLETYVVEFAPNLMAVQLDNDGAAMLRAKISDLGVRVLTGKATTVITEAEGLRLSFADGESLDTDLIVFSAGIRPQDKLAGGCGLALGERGGIVINDSCQTSDDAIYAIGECALWEGKIFGLVAPGYQMARVAAANLAGESTAFRGADMSTKLKLLGVEVASFGDAHGRTPGSQSYRWTNGPRQIYKKIVVSADGKTLLGGVLVGDSGEYSQLLQMMLNGMALPAQPETLILPASPGATSKTPGVGALPDTAQLCSCHNVSKAAVCAAVNGGAGDMAAIKACTKAATGCGGCSALVKQVMEYQLQQQGVEVKKDICEHFAYSRQEIYHLVRVNHLHTFDQLISRYGQGHGCEICKPLAASVLASCWNEYLLKPAHLPLQDTNDRYFANIQKDGTYSIVPRVPAGEITPDGLIAIGQVAKRYRLYSKITGGQRIDLFGARLEELPAIWEELVAAGFETGHAYGKSLRTVKSCVGSTWCRYGVQDSTGLAIELENRYKGLRSPHKIKMAVSGCTRECAEAQSKDIGVIATEKGWNLYVCGNGGMKPRHADLFASDLDRETLIRTVDRLLMFYIRTADRLQRTSTWMDNLEGGLEYLRDVVLNDSLGLGEELEKEMAGVVATYQCEWQTTLNSPDRLALFRSTVNSDKPDEAVQRQMLRGQLQPADAEPRQQIVPPVKPWQAVCDISAIPAQAGIGARLGDLQIALFRFGEAIYALDNHEPGSVANVLSRGIVGDVAGEPVVISPLYKHRFRLRDGRSPDGELAVRAWPVKVEQGLVWVGSQALITRAEAS
- a CDS encoding molybdopterin-dependent oxidoreductase, whose translation is MSAPVRSTCPYCGVGCGVTARTDENGGMKIAGDEQHPANFGRLCVKGASLGETLGLEERLLFPEVNGERVAWEAALDHTAQKLQDIIREFGPKAVAFYASGQLLTEDYYVANKLMKGFIGAANIDTNSRLCMASAVVGYKRAFGADFVPCSYEDLEQTDLVVLAGSNAAWTHPVLYQRLAEAKRQRPEMKVVVIDPRRTPTCDIADLHLALRPGSDAGLFVGLLHYLTRHRPPGQTFDGEAEALALAAGWPLEKCADFCRLDAGAIGTFWQWFADSPRAMTLYTMGINQSSSGSDKCSAIINVHLASGKLGRAGCGPFSLTGQPNAMGGREVGGLANQLACHLNFEPADIARLGRFWGSERIAETPGLMAVELFDAIGRGEIKAVWIMGTNPAVSLPDASGVERALAKCPLVIVSDVVDKTDTGRYAHVRFPALAWGEKNGTVTNSERRISRQRDFLSPPGEARADWWILSQIARRLGYEKMFAWQHPQEIFCEHAALSGYENNGSRAFDISGLAALTRQQYDELEPVRWPVAAAPHGPVKSWRKSGRFQMAGGDPRLPAALTDRNYPLLLNTGRIRDQWHTMTRTGYVPGLMQHTVMPYLEINPLDAQRYGITDAGLVRIASPLGGMIARAQLSEHQQPGSLFSPMHWSQQFARKGQINSLVAKVCDVDSGQPESKQTAVRLQRWQPAWYGEIFTVGEIVFAEDIQWWRQASPGAAHFLCAADSDPRAWAATLTAGRGWQLQYASCDGELYHLLAWHDGRLRLAFYAAKAWPDIDRQAVLAAFENAPHGRHSLLAGRAPGGAAAPGRTVCSCFSVGEMTILGAIASGCHTVAMLGEKLRCGTNCGSCIPELKALLPKAAD